The following coding sequences lie in one Rutidosis leptorrhynchoides isolate AG116_Rl617_1_P2 chromosome 4, CSIRO_AGI_Rlap_v1, whole genome shotgun sequence genomic window:
- the LOC139842767 gene encoding uncharacterized protein — protein sequence MSLDEVVGCNQSAFIPGRRISDNILLTQELMKDYHTNRGVARCAFKVDIQKAYDTVDWGFLECALRCFGYPDTMVKWIMTCVSSTSFSIAVNGDLHGYFKGKRGLRQGDPMSPYLFTLVMEVLSLLLQKRLKEGSIFRFHPKCEKLKIINLCFGDDLFLFSHANVDYVRVIAESLNEFKLCSGLVPSMTKSTAFFANVSQQLKEVILAILPFEEGKLPVKYLGVPLVSSSLLYRDCRVLVDRDEYSLSISVLTSMPLYWQSVFIIPDAIIKEIEALMRGFLWCQGELSRGKAKVKWSTICLPKDEGGLGVKRLKEWNIALMVSHIWRLITNKHSLWVKWIHEYRLKGMSFWDAPCVAGASVGWRKLLAIRGIVRDRFIIQIGDGRMAFAWHDTYSDNGPLISFISNRDITRAGFSRQSKVHDICVDGMWTWPNEWVVKYPLLSNMSAPSLVDSPDKIRWRKYNGDLQDFYVGAVWESIRHRQGKVPWYNIVWFANCIPKHAFITWLLMGEKLKTQDKLQTWETRFHSGISSVCSLCSQVADSHSHLFFECSFASQIWNYSKSLSNVAMGGSQWQDVVACIGQMAAQKTSHLIVAKLLFGASVYFIWQERNRRLFSKKAMGCEKVKELIYSTVRMKIMAISWKNTKNVQTMKANWKIH from the exons ATGAGCCTTGATGAGGTGGTGGGTTGTAATCAATCGGCATTCATTCCCGGAAGGAGGATTTCAGATAACATTCTTCTTACGCAGGAATTGATGAAGGACTATCATACGAATAGGGGTGTTGCGCGTTGTGCGTTTAAGGTGGATATCCAGAAAGCGTATGATACGGTTGACTGGGGTTTTTTGGAGTGTGCTCTGCGGTGTTTTGGTTACCCGGATACTATGGTTAAATGGATCATGACGTGTGTCTCGTCTACTTCCTTTTCGATTGCAGTTAACGGGGACCTCCATGGTTACTTTAAAGGTAAGCGGGGTCTCAGGCAAGGGGACCCTATGTCTCCTTATCTATTTACGTTAGTTATGGAGGTATTGTCGTTATTGCTTCAAAAGCGGTTAAAGGAGGGAAGCATATTTCGTTTTCACCCTAAATGTGAGAAGCTGAAGATTATTAATCTATGCTTTGGGGACGATCTATTTCTCTTCTCTCACGCCAATGTTGATTATGTTAGGGTTATTGCTGAGTCCCTGAATGAGTTTAAACTTTGTTCTGGGCTTGTTCCGAGTATGACTAAGAGCACCGCTTTCTTTGCTAATGTCTCTCAACAGTTGAAGGAGGTTATTCTGGCCATTTTACCATTTGAAGAAGGGAAGCTTCCGGTTAAGTATTTGGGTGTACCCTTAGTGTCATCAAGTTTATTATACCGCGATTGTCGTGTCCTGGTGGATCGG GACGAGTACAGCTTATCCATATCTGTTCTTACCTCTATGCCATTATATTGGCAATCTGTATTTATTATCCCTGATGCTATTATAAaagaaattgaagctcttatgAGAGGTTTCCTTTGGTGTCAAGGGGAATTATCTAGAGGCAAGGCGAAGGTTAAATGGTCGACTATTTGTCTTCCAAAGGATGAAGGTGGGTTGGGCGTTAAACGATTGAAAGAGTGGAATATTGCTTTGATGGTCTCTCATATTTGGCGTCTCATCACGAACAAACACTCGTTATGGGTTAAATGGATCCATGAGTACCGTCTTAAAGGGATGAGTTTTTGGGATGCTCCATGTGTTGCAGGAGCTAGTGTGGGGTGGCGAAAGTTACTAGCTATAAGAGGTATAGTTCGTGACCGATTCATTATTCAGATAGGAGATGGCAGAATGGCGTTTGCATGGCATGACACTTATAGTGATAACGGTCCCCTTATCTCGTTCATTAGTAATAGGGATATCACTCGAGCCGGGTTTAGCAGACAATCGAAGGTGCATGACATTTGTGTAGATGGTATGTGGACCTGGCCAAACGAATGGGTTGTCAAATACCCGTTATTATCGAACATGAGTGCTCCTTCTCTTGTTGATAGCCCGGATAAAATTAGATGGAGAAAATATAATGGTGACCTGCAAGATTTTTATGTGGGTGCTGTGTGGGAGTCTATTCGTCACCGTCAAGGGAAAGTTCCATGGTATAATATTGTGTGGTTCGCTAATTGTATTCCAAAACACGCGTTTATCACATGGTTACTCATGGGGGAGAAGCTCAAGACGCAAGACAAATTGCAAACATGGGAGACGAGGTTCCACTCGGGTATTTCAAGCGTGTGCTCGTTATGTTCACAGGTAGCTGATTCGCACTCACATTTGTTTTTTGAGTGCTCATTTGCGTCTCAGATTTGGAATTATAGTAAAAGCCTCTCAAATGTTGCGATGGGTGGTTCTCAATGGCAAGATGTAGTCGCTTGTATTGGTCAAATGGCTGCTCAAAAGACGTCGCACTTGATTGTTGCGAAACTGTTATTTGGAGCATCGGTTTATTTTATATGGCAGGAAAGGAACAGAAGGCTTTTTTCTAAGAAGGCTATGGGATGTGAAAAAGTGAAAGAGTTGATCTATTCTACAGTTCGGATGAAGATCATGGCTATTAGTTGGAAGAATACCAAGAACGTCCAAACTATGAAAGCTAATTGGAAGATTCACTAA